The Streptomyces sp. DH-12 genome has a window encoding:
- a CDS encoding pyroglutamyl peptidase yields the protein MISPRVRTGVLGLVLLTALSASTTATAAGPAAPGSAAPPTVEELRLDEAAPQEILRRSGFDTVAPVFARALDEARSYAEARRVVERQGSALWRRAVDRAQGRGPAGGDLSRDDDRPLYWARLGMTRELRGWEPRFGLDATRRERLLDTLERTSRGQTTVLFHSRLRPGGGTPVPHRKGLKRVLVTGFDPFTLDRDIRISNPSGAVALALDGTVIETASGPARIETAVFPVRWRDFTEGTVERALRPHLPEVDLFTTVSQGRAGRVDVERTNGAWRGGFGDNENTGRPGTVPVSDPASQPQWTSTTLPYAAIVAADTGRFPVYDNTAVTEIPAGGTAPVQRPDGPTPGSTARAGGGGDYLSNEIAYRATLLRDRLGLHGTLPGGHVHTPVLEFGAGNTTEVTDPQFVRNRLDIVAQVRAIVSVAVSASERARG from the coding sequence GTGATCTCTCCCCGTGTGCGCACCGGTGTGCTCGGTCTGGTCCTGCTGACCGCTCTGTCCGCCTCCACGACCGCGACCGCCGCCGGGCCGGCGGCCCCGGGGTCCGCCGCGCCGCCGACCGTCGAGGAGCTCCGCCTCGACGAGGCCGCGCCGCAGGAGATACTCCGCCGCTCCGGCTTCGACACGGTCGCGCCCGTCTTCGCCCGTGCCCTGGACGAGGCCCGCTCCTACGCCGAGGCCCGGCGGGTCGTGGAGCGGCAGGGGTCCGCGCTGTGGCGCAGGGCCGTGGACCGCGCGCAGGGCCGGGGCCCGGCGGGCGGTGACCTGAGCCGGGACGACGACCGGCCGCTGTACTGGGCGCGGCTCGGCATGACGCGTGAACTGCGCGGCTGGGAGCCCCGGTTCGGGCTGGACGCGACACGGCGGGAGCGGCTGCTCGACACGCTGGAGCGGACCTCGCGCGGGCAGACCACCGTCCTCTTCCACTCCCGGCTTCGCCCGGGCGGGGGGACCCCCGTCCCGCACCGCAAGGGGCTGAAGCGGGTGCTGGTGACCGGTTTCGACCCGTTCACCCTGGACCGGGACATCCGCATCTCCAACCCCTCGGGGGCCGTCGCGCTGGCCCTGGACGGCACGGTGATCGAGACGGCGAGCGGCCCGGCGCGCATCGAGACGGCCGTGTTCCCGGTGCGCTGGCGGGACTTCACCGAGGGCACGGTGGAGCGGGCGCTGCGGCCGCACCTGCCGGAGGTGGACCTGTTCACCACGGTGAGCCAGGGCCGGGCGGGACGCGTCGACGTCGAGCGCACCAACGGCGCCTGGCGGGGCGGCTTCGGCGACAACGAGAACACCGGGCGGCCCGGGACCGTCCCCGTGTCCGACCCGGCCTCGCAGCCGCAGTGGACGTCGACGACGCTGCCGTACGCGGCGATCGTCGCGGCGGACACCGGCCGGTTCCCGGTGTACGACAACACCGCCGTGACGGAGATCCCCGCGGGAGGGACCGCGCCGGTGCAGCGGCCGGACGGGCCGACGCCCGGCTCGACGGCGCGGGCCGGGGGCGGCGGCGACTACCTGTCCAACGAGATCGCCTACCGGGCGACGCTGCTGCGCGACCGGCTCGGGCTGCACGGCACACTGCCCGGCGGCCACGTGCACACCCCGGTGCTGGAGTTCGGGGCGGGCAACACCACGGAGGTGACCGACCCGCAGTTCGTGCGGAACCGGCTGGACATCGTCGCCCAGGTGCGCGCGATCGTGTCCGTCGCGGTCAGTGCGTCGGAGCGAGCGCGAGGCTGA
- a CDS encoding aldose epimerase family protein, with product MNELFGTLPDGTPVHRWTLERAGVRVRILSYGGIVQDVEAPDRDGRPGSVVLGFDGLDGYLAHPEPFLGALIGRYANRIGGARFTLDGTEHVLAPNDGPNSLHGGERGFDKRVWDVTEAGHGLRLSLVAEDGEEGFPGRLEVVVTYSLDERGALHIAYEAVTDAPTHVNLTNHTYWNLAGSGTAGGHELRVAASRYTPSGPGLIPAGEPADVSGTRYDFREAREAGGGYDDNFVLDKGVTPAPEEVAELYDPVSGRVLTVATTEPGMQVYTADHIGEPFEPGAGIALETQHFPDSPNRPEFPSTVLRPGEVFRSETVYGFSAR from the coding sequence ATGAACGAACTCTTCGGCACACTTCCCGACGGCACGCCGGTGCACCGGTGGACCCTGGAGCGGGCGGGCGTACGGGTACGGATCCTGTCGTACGGCGGAATCGTGCAGGACGTCGAGGCGCCGGACCGGGACGGGCGGCCCGGGAGCGTGGTGCTGGGGTTCGACGGCCTGGACGGCTACCTCGCGCACCCGGAGCCCTTCCTCGGCGCCCTGATCGGCCGGTACGCCAACCGGATCGGGGGGGCGCGCTTCACCCTCGACGGCACCGAGCACGTCCTCGCGCCGAACGACGGGCCGAACTCGCTGCACGGCGGTGAGCGGGGCTTCGACAAGCGCGTCTGGGACGTCACGGAGGCCGGTCACGGCCTGCGGCTGTCGCTGGTCGCCGAGGACGGCGAGGAGGGCTTCCCGGGCCGTCTGGAGGTCGTGGTCACCTACTCCCTGGACGAGCGGGGCGCGCTGCACATCGCGTACGAGGCGGTGACGGACGCGCCGACGCACGTGAACCTGACGAACCACACGTACTGGAACCTGGCCGGTTCCGGCACCGCGGGCGGGCACGAGCTGCGGGTGGCGGCGTCCCGCTACACGCCGTCCGGTCCGGGGCTGATCCCGGCCGGCGAGCCGGCGGACGTCTCCGGCACCCGCTACGACTTCCGTGAGGCGCGCGAGGCGGGCGGCGGTTACGACGACAACTTCGTGCTGGACAAGGGGGTGACGCCGGCGCCCGAGGAGGTGGCCGAGCTGTACGACCCCGTCTCGGGCCGGGTGCTGACGGTGGCGACGACCGAGCCGGGCATGCAGGTGTACACCGCGGACCACATCGGGGAGCCGTTCGAGCCGGGTGCGGGCATCGCGCTGGAGACGCAGCACTTCCCGGACTCGCCGAACCGTCCGGAGTTCCCGAGCACGGTGCTGAGGCCGGGCGAGGTGTTCCGCTCCGAGACGGTGTACGGCTTCTCCGCGCGGTAG
- a CDS encoding SGNH/GDSL hydrolase family protein, protein MGQATWRRGRRARALSAAVAAVAFGVAGCDAGGGEAPGAAASGTPSARPTPLWDTRPDSVAAVGDSITRGFDACAVLADCPEVSWATGDSEQVDSLAVRLLGRAGAAERSWNHAVTGARMADLPGQMARAVRRDPELVAVMVGANDACRESVSAMTPVEEFRADFEAAMRTLREALPKAQVYVASVPDLKRLWSQGRTSELGRRIWKLGICPSMLGDADALDAAATERRATVQRRVEDYNEVLREVCAKDSRCRTDGGEVYAYRFGTAELSRWDWFHPSVDGQAKLAEIAYRTVTAPGP, encoded by the coding sequence ATGGGGCAGGCGACGTGGAGGCGGGGACGCCGTGCGCGGGCGCTGTCCGCCGCGGTGGCGGCCGTCGCGTTCGGCGTGGCGGGCTGCGACGCGGGCGGCGGGGAGGCTCCCGGTGCGGCCGCCTCCGGGACTCCGTCCGCCAGGCCGACACCGCTGTGGGACACCCGCCCGGACTCGGTGGCCGCGGTGGGCGACTCCATCACCCGAGGGTTCGACGCCTGCGCGGTGCTGGCGGACTGTCCGGAGGTGTCGTGGGCGACGGGTGACAGCGAGCAGGTCGACAGTCTGGCCGTACGGCTGCTGGGGCGGGCCGGGGCGGCCGAGCGGAGCTGGAACCACGCGGTGACCGGCGCCCGGATGGCGGACCTGCCGGGGCAGATGGCGCGGGCGGTGCGGCGCGATCCGGAGCTGGTGGCGGTGATGGTGGGCGCGAACGACGCCTGCCGGGAGAGCGTGTCGGCGATGACGCCGGTGGAGGAGTTCCGCGCGGACTTCGAGGCGGCGATGCGCACCCTGCGCGAGGCGCTGCCGAAGGCGCAGGTGTACGTGGCGAGCGTGCCGGACCTGAAGCGGCTGTGGTCGCAGGGGCGGACCAGCGAGCTGGGCAGGCGGATCTGGAAGCTGGGCATCTGCCCGTCGATGCTGGGCGACGCGGACGCGCTGGACGCGGCGGCGACCGAGCGGCGGGCGACGGTGCAGCGGCGTGTGGAGGACTACAACGAGGTGCTGCGCGAGGTGTGTGCGAAGGACAGCCGGTGCCGCACCGACGGGGGCGAGGTGTACGCGTACCGGTTCGGCACCGCGGAGCTGAGCCGCTGGGACTGGTTCCACCCGAGCGTCGACGGGCAGGCCAAGCTCGCCGAGATCGCCTACCGGACGGTCACGGCGCCGGGGCCGTGA